The following proteins are co-located in the Mycobacteriales bacterium genome:
- a CDS encoding SAV_6107 family HEPN domain-containing protein — MTIPQAPPRAAARTLLAAARAGLAEAAREPGPAQRYAGAHLAALRAAAAVLAARARPAGTHRRPTSAWVLLTAVAPELAEWAAFFAAGADKRSAAEAGLCGAATGREADDLVRDAETFLGVVEASLGLAGAEPLFRAG; from the coding sequence GTGACCATTCCGCAGGCCCCGCCGCGAGCCGCCGCGCGGACCTTGCTCGCCGCGGCGCGCGCCGGGCTCGCCGAGGCAGCGCGGGAGCCGGGACCGGCCCAGCGCTACGCCGGTGCGCATCTGGCTGCGCTGCGCGCCGCCGCGGCCGTGCTCGCGGCCCGGGCCCGGCCGGCCGGGACGCATCGCCGACCGACGAGCGCGTGGGTGCTGCTGACCGCGGTCGCCCCCGAACTGGCGGAGTGGGCCGCGTTCTTCGCCGCCGGCGCGGACAAACGATCCGCCGCGGAGGCCGGCCTGTGCGGGGCGGCCACCGGACGGGAGGCCGACGACCTCGTCCGCGACGCGGAGACCTTCCTCGGCGTCGTCGAGGCGAGCCTCGGGCTGGCCGGCGCCGAGCCGTTGTTCCGCGCCGGCTGA
- a CDS encoding DUF6504 family protein: MSRRYAEPVEVSRGDVAPTEFRWRGRRYLVRAVLDHWREVGRWWRQPRAVRIDDREREFWRVEAGADRGTGVFDLCFDWSVGGWTVARIHD, encoded by the coding sequence GTGAGCCGCAGGTATGCCGAGCCGGTCGAGGTAAGCCGAGGCGACGTGGCGCCGACCGAGTTCCGCTGGCGAGGCCGGCGCTATCTCGTCCGCGCGGTTCTCGACCACTGGAGGGAAGTCGGCCGCTGGTGGCGCCAACCGCGAGCGGTGCGGATCGACGACCGGGAGCGGGAGTTCTGGCGCGTCGAGGCCGGCGCCGACCGCGGCACCGGTGTGTTCGACCTGTGCTTCGACTGGTCGGTGGGCGGCTGGACCGTTGCCCGCATCCACGACTGA